One Methylobacterium sp. 77 DNA window includes the following coding sequences:
- a CDS encoding MFS transporter, translating to MTAPRPQHRRVIRPRELPRSEFRPRGAPRREAYTEMPGEVPTDMPAVSVRSRRGLDAFAFFVANLQTGFGPFLAVYFTQAQWTQSDIGFALTIGSLVSLLGQVPGGAFVDAVRSRRFAAGLSVVAISLSAFALAMWPSFLIVLLAMAAHSAASCILTPAIAAISIGLVGHNRAGERLGRNASFSALGNAVAAALMGACGYYLSNDAVFYLTAFLMVPTLIALSFIRPGATPSQARRSEEGAPRPKENALKAILTNRALLCFAACMTLFFLANAAMLPLVGSMLTLRASETATALIAACIVVPQVVLAISGPAVGRAAERWGRRPLLLIGFAALPIRGLLFAYTDSPELLVAIQVFDGISAAVFGVMVPLVVSDVTRGTGRFNLALGAVGTAMGIGAALSTSLAGVMADHLGSHSAFLGLAIVGLAGFALLALIMPETRPVEPV from the coding sequence ATGACGGCACCCCGCCCGCAGCACCGACGCGTCATCAGGCCCCGTGAATTACCGCGGTCGGAATTCCGGCCGCGTGGGGCTCCGAGGCGCGAGGCATACACCGAGATGCCTGGAGAGGTTCCGACCGACATGCCGGCCGTTTCGGTCAGGAGCCGGCGGGGGCTCGATGCTTTCGCGTTCTTCGTGGCGAACCTTCAGACCGGCTTCGGCCCGTTCCTCGCCGTGTATTTCACGCAGGCGCAATGGACGCAGTCCGATATCGGTTTCGCGCTCACGATCGGTAGCCTCGTCAGCCTGCTCGGTCAGGTACCGGGCGGTGCTTTCGTCGATGCCGTCCGATCTCGGCGTTTCGCGGCCGGACTCTCGGTCGTAGCGATTTCGCTCAGTGCCTTCGCCCTCGCCATGTGGCCGAGCTTCCTCATCGTCCTACTCGCCATGGCGGCGCATTCCGCCGCGAGTTGCATCCTGACGCCGGCCATCGCCGCAATCAGCATAGGCCTCGTCGGCCACAATCGAGCTGGCGAACGGCTCGGGCGCAACGCCAGCTTTTCCGCCCTTGGTAATGCCGTGGCGGCCGCGCTGATGGGTGCCTGCGGCTATTACCTGTCGAACGACGCAGTGTTCTATCTCACCGCGTTCCTGATGGTGCCGACCCTGATCGCGCTCTCGTTCATCCGCCCCGGCGCGACGCCATCACAGGCACGCCGATCCGAGGAAGGGGCTCCCCGTCCGAAGGAGAACGCTCTCAAGGCCATCCTCACCAACCGCGCCCTGCTGTGCTTTGCCGCCTGCATGACCCTGTTCTTCCTCGCCAACGCGGCCATGCTGCCGCTGGTGGGCAGCATGCTCACCCTTCGCGCCAGCGAAACCGCCACGGCTCTCATCGCTGCCTGTATCGTGGTGCCTCAAGTCGTCCTGGCCATTTCCGGTCCCGCTGTCGGACGGGCGGCCGAAAGATGGGGCCGTCGCCCACTTCTGCTCATCGGGTTTGCGGCCTTGCCGATCCGCGGTCTGCTCTTCGCCTATACCGACAGTCCCGAACTCCTCGTCGCGATTCAGGTCTTCGACGGCATCTCGGCGGCCGTGTTCGGCGTCATGGTTCCCCTCGTTGTCTCGGACGTCACCCGGGGTACCGGCCGTTTCAATCTCGCACTCGGTGCCGTCGGGACCGCCATGGGCATCGGTGCCGCTTTGTCGACCTCACTGGCCGGTGTGATGGCCGATCATCTTGGCAGTCACAGCGCTTTCCTCGGGCTCGCGATCGTCGGGCTTGCGGGCTTCGCCTTGCTCGCCCTGATCATGCCCGAGACACGTCCCGTCGAGCCGGTCTGA
- a CDS encoding PRC-barrel domain-containing protein — translation MLGKAVRSSTGEDMGRIIDIILDKDGRPRAAIIDFGGFLGVGSRKIAVDWRSMRFAPDGKPSRLVLQLSRNQVRVSPEYKPGDPIVVLGPASPSVPPDGDQAAAPAPAQIPAPAQVPTVPQPGSSSAASPDKPAEKTPDK, via the coding sequence GTGCTCGGCAAGGCCGTACGCAGCTCGACCGGCGAAGATATGGGCCGAATCATCGACATAATCCTCGACAAGGATGGACGCCCACGTGCGGCGATCATCGACTTCGGAGGCTTCCTCGGCGTCGGCTCCCGCAAGATCGCCGTCGATTGGCGCTCCATGCGCTTCGCTCCCGATGGAAAGCCGAGCCGGCTCGTCCTTCAATTGAGCCGGAACCAGGTGCGAGTCTCACCGGAATACAAGCCGGGGGACCCCATCGTGGTGCTGGGCCCGGCGAGCCCAAGCGTACCCCCCGACGGCGATCAGGCTGCGGCTCCCGCGCCGGCCCAAATTCCCGCGCCTGCTCAAGTTCCCACAGTGCCACAGCCCGGCTCGAGCTCCGCTGCTTCGCCCGACAAACCGGCTGAAAAAACGCCGGACAAATGA
- a CDS encoding SWIB/MDM2 domain-containing protein: MATKTTTKAADKPAAAKKTAAPKTEGAAKPNALQQPLKPSEELAAVVGAAALPRGEVVSKVWEYIKKHNLQNPENKREILADDKLKKVFGKDKCTMFEMNKHLAAHLKSA, encoded by the coding sequence ATGGCAACCAAGACCACCACGAAGGCCGCCGACAAACCGGCAGCCGCCAAGAAGACCGCTGCCCCGAAGACCGAAGGCGCCGCCAAGCCCAACGCTCTCCAGCAGCCGCTGAAGCCCTCCGAGGAGCTCGCAGCCGTCGTCGGCGCCGCAGCGCTTCCGCGCGGAGAAGTGGTCAGCAAGGTCTGGGAGTACATCAAGAAGCACAATCTCCAGAATCCCGAAAACAAACGCGAGATTCTGGCCGACGACAAGCTGAAGAAGGTCTTCGGCAAGGACAAGTGCACGATGTTCGAAATGAACAAGCATCTCGCTGCGCATCTGAAGTCGGCCTGA
- a CDS encoding MFS transporter — protein sequence MDGLPVRERMLALLAIGLAMTMAVLDGAIVNVALPAMARDLGVTPASAIFVVNGFQIAVTASLLPLASLGDIIGYRKIYLGGLVLFTAASLACALSTSLNGLIAARIAQGLGAAGIMSVNIALVRFIYPHRMIGRGVGNVALIVAMASATGPTVAAAILSVATWPWLFLVNLPVGLVALAVAARTLPVTPVSGARFDVPSAILNALTFGLLIIGLDGIGEASGRWLAVAEIAAGLTVGTVFVIYQSRLASPLLPVDLLRIPAFALSMATSIASFGAQMMAYVALPFYFQDALHLSATETGFLMTPWPIAIAIMAPISGRLADRYAPGILGGIGLALMSAGLASLALLPAVPTLVDIAWRLTLCGLGFGLFQSPNNKVIVTSAPRSRSGGASGMQSTARLTGQSLGAALVAVIFGLTHANGTAFSIGVALWCACAMAATGAVSSVMRRQTGG from the coding sequence ATGGACGGCCTGCCGGTCCGCGAACGGATGCTGGCGCTCCTTGCCATCGGGCTCGCCATGACGATGGCGGTGCTCGATGGGGCGATCGTCAATGTCGCCCTGCCGGCTATGGCCAGGGATCTGGGGGTGACCCCGGCCTCGGCGATTTTCGTGGTCAACGGCTTCCAGATCGCGGTGACTGCGTCCCTGCTGCCCCTCGCTTCCCTCGGCGACATCATCGGCTACCGGAAAATCTACCTGGGCGGCCTCGTGCTGTTCACCGCGGCCTCCCTCGCCTGCGCATTGTCGACATCGCTGAACGGGCTCATTGCCGCGCGGATCGCTCAAGGACTCGGAGCCGCGGGCATCATGAGCGTGAACATCGCCCTCGTGCGATTCATCTATCCGCACCGCATGATCGGCCGGGGGGTGGGCAACGTCGCCCTCATCGTTGCGATGGCCTCGGCGACCGGCCCTACCGTGGCCGCCGCGATCCTCTCGGTCGCGACATGGCCATGGCTGTTCCTGGTGAACCTGCCCGTGGGCCTCGTCGCCCTGGCGGTCGCCGCACGGACCCTGCCGGTGACACCGGTGAGCGGAGCGCGCTTCGACGTGCCGAGCGCGATCCTCAACGCGCTTACCTTCGGCCTTCTCATCATCGGGCTCGACGGCATCGGGGAGGCGAGCGGACGTTGGCTGGCCGTGGCCGAAATCGCTGCCGGCCTCACCGTCGGCACGGTTTTCGTCATCTATCAGTCGCGCCTGGCCTCGCCGCTCCTGCCGGTGGACCTCCTGCGCATTCCCGCCTTCGCCCTGTCGATGGCGACATCCATCGCCTCGTTCGGCGCGCAGATGATGGCCTATGTCGCCCTGCCGTTCTATTTTCAGGACGCGCTTCACCTATCCGCTACCGAGACCGGCTTCCTGATGACGCCATGGCCGATCGCCATCGCGATCATGGCGCCGATCTCGGGGCGGCTCGCCGATCGCTATGCGCCCGGAATCCTAGGTGGCATCGGCCTTGCCCTCATGTCCGCCGGTCTCGCTAGCCTGGCATTGCTGCCAGCCGTGCCGACGCTCGTCGATATTGCCTGGAGGCTGACCCTGTGCGGCCTCGGCTTCGGATTATTCCAGTCGCCGAACAACAAGGTCATCGTCACCAGCGCGCCGAGGTCGCGAAGTGGAGGCGCCAGCGGCATGCAATCGACCGCACGGCTGACAGGACAATCTCTCGGAGCAGCCCTCGTCGCCGTGATCTTCGGGCTGACCCATGCCAACGGCACAGCTTTCTCCATCGGCGTCGCTTTGTGGTGCGCCTGCGCCATGGCAGCGACCGGAGCCGTCTCCAGCGTCATGCGGCGCCAGACGGGCGGGTAG
- a CDS encoding alpha/beta fold hydrolase, with product MRLATLLLGGLLAFSPAVTRADDTSPIGIGLEGFAYPHPVWFLDLTRDNERQRLAYMDVVPTGSANGRTVLLLHGRNFPSSYWEPVIAALADAGYRVIVPDQLGFGKSSKPVGPFSFDVMAAETVALLDSLNLPRVDVVAHSMGGMLAVRLARNAPDRVNSLVLEAPIGLEDYRSTVPPVSNATLLRIEGDVTADVYRRQLMTNYALSIPSSSIEPFVSIRERVKGSGEYPRWLQAFVNSYQVIWGQPVVHEIPLIRVPALFVMGGNDHNAPGKPFAPENLRASMGDNANHAKALSARMPDGRAVVFDGIGHLVHMEATDRFNAAMLDFLNGH from the coding sequence ATGCGCTTGGCGACACTCTTGCTCGGAGGCCTGCTCGCGTTCTCCCCCGCCGTCACGCGCGCCGATGATACCAGCCCAATCGGGATAGGGCTCGAAGGCTTCGCCTACCCTCATCCTGTCTGGTTCCTCGACCTCACTCGGGACAACGAACGCCAGCGCCTCGCCTATATGGACGTGGTGCCGACGGGCTCTGCCAACGGCCGAACCGTTCTCCTGCTCCATGGCCGTAACTTTCCGTCGAGCTATTGGGAGCCGGTCATCGCTGCTTTGGCGGATGCGGGATACCGGGTGATCGTCCCCGACCAGCTCGGCTTCGGAAAATCATCGAAACCGGTAGGGCCATTCAGCTTCGATGTCATGGCAGCCGAGACGGTGGCTTTGCTCGACTCGCTCAACCTGCCGCGTGTCGATGTGGTGGCTCATTCCATGGGTGGGATGTTGGCCGTCCGGCTCGCCCGTAATGCGCCGGACCGCGTGAACAGCCTCGTTCTTGAGGCGCCGATCGGGCTCGAGGATTATCGCTCCACCGTCCCGCCGGTATCGAACGCGACGCTGCTCCGGATCGAGGGGGACGTCACGGCGGACGTGTATCGGCGCCAATTGATGACAAACTACGCCCTGTCGATTCCGTCCTCGTCGATCGAGCCCTTCGTCTCGATCCGCGAGCGGGTGAAAGGCTCGGGCGAGTACCCACGCTGGCTCCAGGCCTTCGTCAATTCCTATCAGGTCATTTGGGGGCAACCGGTGGTGCACGAGATTCCGCTGATCCGTGTGCCAGCCCTTTTCGTGATGGGCGGCAACGACCACAACGCGCCCGGCAAACCGTTCGCACCCGAAAACCTTCGTGCCAGCATGGGCGACAATGCCAATCACGCCAAGGCTTTATCCGCGCGAATGCCGGATGGACGCGCCGTGGTGTTCGATGGGATCGGCCACCTCGTCCACATGGAGGCGACCGACCGTTTCAACGCAGCGATGCTCGATTTCCTCAACGGCCACTGA
- a CDS encoding NAD(P)-dependent oxidoreductase codes for MDVGVIGLGRMGRGMVQSLVRAGHQVRVWNRTASAADGLDGVTLVSSAVEAFSGDAVITMLADDAALRSVIVEGGLLESATRPGLHLSMSTISVALAQELAAIHERAGVPYIAAPVFGRPDVAQNGALNIVVAGNPIIIEKAQPLLDAMGSKTWSFGTEPHRANAVKLAGNFMLVAAIEAMGEAAAFAEGHGVAGADLLDLLTSTLFASPVYKGYGASIAAGLYEPPGFGLRLGLKDIGLALAASGQVGVPMPFASVLRDNLLDAVSHGDGDKDLAALALVSARRSGH; via the coding sequence ATGGATGTCGGCGTGATCGGGTTGGGACGGATGGGGCGGGGAATGGTGCAGAGCCTCGTCAGGGCCGGCCACCAGGTGAGGGTGTGGAACCGAACTGCATCGGCGGCAGACGGACTCGACGGCGTCACGCTCGTATCGAGCGCAGTCGAAGCCTTCTCCGGGGATGCCGTGATCACCATGCTCGCCGACGATGCGGCACTGCGTTCGGTCATCGTCGAGGGCGGCCTCCTCGAATCCGCCACGCGGCCCGGCTTGCATCTCAGCATGAGCACGATCTCGGTCGCGCTCGCGCAGGAACTCGCCGCGATCCACGAACGGGCGGGCGTGCCCTACATCGCCGCTCCCGTCTTCGGCCGGCCGGACGTAGCGCAGAACGGCGCGCTCAACATCGTCGTCGCCGGAAATCCGATAATCATCGAGAAGGCGCAGCCGCTCCTCGATGCCATGGGCTCGAAGACATGGTCGTTCGGAACGGAGCCGCATAGGGCCAACGCCGTGAAGCTTGCCGGCAACTTCATGCTTGTGGCGGCGATCGAGGCGATGGGCGAGGCGGCCGCCTTTGCCGAAGGACACGGCGTGGCCGGCGCCGACCTCCTCGATCTTCTCACCAGCACCCTTTTCGCCTCGCCGGTCTACAAGGGCTATGGCGCCTCCATCGCAGCCGGCCTCTACGAGCCACCGGGTTTCGGGCTGAGGCTCGGTCTGAAGGATATCGGCCTTGCACTCGCAGCATCTGGTCAGGTCGGCGTGCCGATGCCCTTCGCGAGCGTGCTCCGCGACAATCTCCTCGACGCCGTCAGTCACGGGGACGGCGATAAGGATCTGGCGGCTTTGGCCTTGGTGTCGGCACGGCGCAGCGGGCACTGA
- a CDS encoding MmcB family DNA repair protein yields MSAALAHIVLPPDRRQSATALHVQRGVRRLFAALDHVTIPEFSLANGRRADVIALCPAGRLTIVEIKSSVADFRADKKWPDYRDYCDRFYFAVPDTLPEGLIPEEAGLIVADAFSAAILREPADHLLSGARRKAVTLKFAHNAARRLHALADPGMVREGTI; encoded by the coding sequence ATGTCCGCAGCCCTCGCCCATATCGTCCTGCCGCCCGACCGCCGGCAATCGGCGACCGCGCTCCACGTCCAACGCGGTGTGCGCCGGCTCTTTGCCGCTCTCGACCATGTGACGATCCCGGAATTCTCGCTCGCCAACGGCAGGCGGGCGGATGTCATCGCCCTCTGCCCGGCAGGTCGCCTCACCATCGTCGAGATCAAGTCCAGCGTCGCGGACTTCCGGGCCGATAAGAAATGGCCGGATTACCGTGATTATTGCGACCGCTTCTACTTCGCCGTACCGGACACCCTACCCGAGGGGCTGATCCCGGAGGAGGCCGGGCTGATCGTCGCCGACGCGTTCAGCGCCGCGATCTTGCGTGAGCCGGCCGACCACCTTCTGAGTGGCGCCCGTCGCAAGGCGGTGACGCTGAAATTCGCTCACAACGCAGCACGACGTCTGCATGCGCTCGCCGATCCGGGAATGGTACGTGAGGGGACGATCTAG
- a CDS encoding cobalamin-binding protein — MRRFPPERIVCLTEETVETLYLLGEEDRIVGVSGYAVRPARVRKEKPRVSAFTSADMPKIPDLEPDLVLAFSDMQAEIVADLARAGISVHLFNQRDVAGCLAMIRTVGALVGASERADSLAQGYAHHLGAVALNTAGPPRLKVYFEEWDDAMISGIGWVSELIGYAGGDDVFPHLARQAAAKDRIVTSEQVIAARPDVILASWCGKRVNVARIRERPGWDAIPAVAAGRIHEIKSPLILQPGPAALTDGFEAICKVLAEAHAAAGDKSEPT, encoded by the coding sequence ATGCGCCGGTTTCCGCCTGAACGCATCGTCTGCCTCACCGAGGAGACCGTCGAAACCCTCTACCTGCTGGGCGAGGAGGACAGGATCGTCGGTGTGTCCGGATACGCCGTGCGCCCTGCCCGCGTGCGCAAGGAAAAGCCCCGGGTGTCGGCCTTCACCAGTGCCGACATGCCGAAAATTCCCGATCTGGAGCCGGATCTCGTCCTCGCCTTCTCCGATATGCAGGCGGAGATCGTCGCCGATCTCGCTCGCGCCGGCATCTCCGTCCACCTGTTCAACCAGCGCGATGTCGCCGGTTGCCTTGCCATGATCCGCACCGTGGGCGCACTCGTCGGCGCGAGCGAGAGGGCCGATTCTCTCGCGCAGGGCTATGCCCATCACCTCGGCGCGGTGGCCCTCAACACGGCAGGACCGCCCCGGCTGAAGGTCTATTTCGAGGAATGGGACGACGCGATGATCTCCGGGATCGGCTGGGTCTCGGAACTCATCGGTTACGCCGGCGGCGACGACGTATTCCCACACCTTGCCCGGCAAGCCGCAGCGAAGGACAGGATCGTCACCTCCGAACAGGTGATCGCGGCACGGCCCGACGTCATCCTGGCCTCATGGTGCGGCAAGCGGGTGAATGTAGCGCGCATCCGTGAGCGACCCGGCTGGGATGCGATCCCTGCTGTGGCTGCGGGGCGCATCCACGAAATCAAATCTCCGCTGATCCTGCAGCCCGGACCGGCAGCACTGACCGACGGTTTCGAGGCGATCTGCAAGGTCCTGGCGGAAGCGCATGCTGCCGCAGGTGACAAGAGCGAGCCGACCTGA
- a CDS encoding DedA family protein, whose translation MDFEALKTTTLAFVEAHKEWAPFIVGLLAFCESLAFLSILVPATVLLVAIGALIGASGIPFWPIVIGGGIGAGLGDWVSYEIGRYFQHGAKTIWPMSRYPQMVEKGEDFCRRYGAWGIVIGRFIGPARAVVPLIAGIFEVARLPFQLANWSSAFVWAFVWLAPGAGVISFFKS comes from the coding sequence ATGGATTTCGAGGCGCTGAAGACCACGACGCTCGCCTTCGTAGAGGCGCACAAGGAATGGGCGCCGTTCATCGTCGGGCTGCTCGCCTTCTGCGAATCGCTCGCTTTCCTGTCGATCCTGGTGCCGGCGACGGTGCTGTTGGTCGCGATCGGTGCGCTGATCGGCGCGAGCGGTATCCCGTTCTGGCCGATCGTCATCGGTGGCGGCATCGGCGCCGGGCTTGGCGACTGGGTAAGCTACGAGATCGGCCGGTACTTCCAGCACGGCGCCAAGACCATCTGGCCGATGAGCCGGTATCCGCAGATGGTGGAGAAAGGCGAGGATTTCTGCCGTCGCTATGGCGCATGGGGCATCGTCATCGGCCGGTTCATCGGCCCTGCCCGCGCGGTGGTACCGCTGATCGCCGGCATCTTCGAGGTGGCCCGCCTGCCATTCCAGTTGGCGAACTGGAGCTCGGCCTTTGTCTGGGCCTTCGTTTGGCTGGCGCCGGGAGCGGGCGTCATCAGCTTCTTCAAGTCTTGA
- the pdxY gene encoding pyridoxal kinase PdxY, which produces MKVLSIQSHVAFGHVGNASAVFPMQRLGVEVWPIHTVQFSNHTGYGAWRGRVFDGPMIEDLVLGISERGVLGQCDGVLSGYMGSADIGTAIVRAVTAVRTANPKALYCCDPVMGDTDRGIYVRPGIPEFMRDQALPAADIVTPNQFELNFLSGLPTGTLGEAKAALAVIQAMGPRVVLVTSLVTEDTPSDSIDLMAGEGGQFWRLRTPRLSLNVNGAGDAIAALFLVHYARTGSAALALGMAGASIYGLLRRTAEAGSREILTVDAQDEFVAPTETFPVQPV; this is translated from the coding sequence ATGAAAGTCCTCTCGATCCAGTCGCACGTCGCCTTCGGACATGTGGGCAATGCCTCGGCCGTTTTCCCGATGCAGCGGCTCGGCGTCGAGGTCTGGCCGATCCATACGGTACAGTTCTCCAACCATACCGGCTACGGAGCTTGGCGCGGCCGGGTTTTCGACGGTCCGATGATCGAGGATCTCGTGCTCGGCATTTCCGAGCGCGGCGTGCTCGGACAATGCGACGGCGTGCTCTCCGGCTATATGGGCTCGGCCGATATCGGTACCGCCATTGTGCGTGCCGTGACGGCGGTGCGCACTGCTAATCCGAAAGCGCTGTATTGCTGCGACCCTGTGATGGGCGACACCGACCGGGGCATCTATGTCCGGCCCGGCATCCCCGAATTCATGCGTGACCAGGCGTTGCCCGCCGCCGACATCGTGACCCCGAACCAGTTCGAGCTGAATTTCCTTTCCGGCCTGCCCACCGGCACCCTGGGCGAAGCCAAGGCGGCGTTGGCCGTGATCCAGGCCATGGGCCCACGCGTCGTGTTGGTGACTTCCCTCGTCACCGAGGACACACCGTCCGATTCCATCGATCTGATGGCGGGGGAAGGTGGCCAGTTCTGGCGCCTTCGTACGCCGCGCCTCAGCCTGAACGTGAACGGCGCCGGCGATGCCATCGCTGCCCTGTTCCTCGTCCACTATGCCCGTACCGGCTCGGCGGCTCTCGCCCTCGGGATGGCCGGTGCATCGATTTATGGGCTTCTCCGCCGTACAGCGGAGGCCGGCTCGCGCGAGATACTCACCGTCGACGCGCAGGACGAGTTCGTGGCGCCGACCGAGACCTTTCCGGTGCAGCCGGTCTAG
- a CDS encoding PhzF family phenazine biosynthesis protein: MSRRFVTLDVFTETPFSGNPLAVVLDSEGLDDEAMQRIAGEFNLSETVFVLPPTDARHKARLRIFTPARELAFAGHPTLGVAILLALRDARSGLTDAIAFGLEEAIGTVACVVEAGEGRGRGRFKLPVLPGYDGEGPAKTLLAKVIGLEPQDIGFGRHVPSRHTAGPSFIFIPVNARAKLDAARLDMAAFSAMDEPAALYLYAVDPEGLGHRFHARMFAPHLGITEDPATGSAAAAFAGVMMEFEPLGDGEHDVFIRQGLVMGRPSAIALQMVIESGALQSVEIGGSAVVMSEGTLLV, from the coding sequence ATGAGCCGACGCTTCGTCACCCTCGACGTGTTCACCGAGACGCCGTTCTCGGGCAACCCGCTGGCCGTCGTGCTCGATTCCGAAGGGCTCGACGACGAGGCGATGCAGAGGATCGCGGGCGAGTTCAACCTGTCGGAGACGGTATTCGTGCTGCCACCGACGGACGCACGCCACAAGGCGCGCCTGCGCATCTTCACCCCCGCTCGCGAGCTTGCCTTCGCTGGTCATCCCACCCTCGGGGTGGCGATCCTCCTGGCCTTGCGCGATGCGAGATCCGGTCTCACCGATGCCATCGCCTTCGGTCTCGAAGAAGCCATCGGCACGGTGGCCTGCGTCGTCGAGGCGGGGGAGGGGCGGGGACGCGGGCGCTTCAAGCTGCCCGTGCTGCCCGGATACGATGGCGAGGGCCCGGCCAAGACCCTCCTGGCCAAGGTGATCGGGCTCGAGCCTCAGGATATCGGCTTCGGCCGTCATGTGCCGAGCCGGCATACGGCCGGACCGAGCTTCATCTTCATTCCGGTGAATGCGCGAGCGAAGCTCGACGCGGCGCGCCTCGACATGGCCGCGTTCTCCGCCATGGACGAACCCGCGGCGCTCTACCTCTATGCCGTAGACCCCGAAGGGCTTGGTCATCGTTTTCATGCCCGGATGTTCGCGCCTCATCTCGGCATCACGGAGGACCCGGCAACGGGGTCCGCCGCTGCGGCCTTCGCGGGTGTGATGATGGAATTCGAACCTCTCGGCGACGGGGAGCACGATGTCTTCATTCGTCAGGGACTGGTCATGGGCCGACCGAGTGCGATCGCGCTGCAGATGGTGATTGAATCCGGGGCGCTGCAATCCGTGGAGATCGGCGGCTCCGCCGTGGTGATGAGCGAGGGAACGCTGCTTGTCTGA
- a CDS encoding TIGR02281 family clan AA aspartic protease yields the protein MMYAALAILLGIVAFLVLSDGSSTVAGLEKDQLARLAFSGTLLTVFIAGFWHRFREQMGTNLKALLIWAALAVALVAGYAYKDEAGEVGNRLVGTLRPGSAVTAGDGTVTVTRRADGDFSVRAEVNGRTQVFQFDTGASSVVLTAENAAAIGISPAENEFAIRVSTANGIAMAAPIYLDSMTIGTITERRVSALVSRRGALSGNLLGMTFLDRLASYEVRGDRLVLRPAR from the coding sequence ATGATGTATGCCGCCCTTGCCATACTCCTTGGCATCGTTGCCTTCCTCGTTCTCTCGGATGGATCGAGTACGGTCGCCGGGCTGGAGAAGGATCAACTGGCACGGCTCGCCTTCAGCGGAACGTTGCTGACGGTCTTCATCGCCGGGTTCTGGCACCGTTTCCGCGAGCAGATGGGTACGAACCTGAAGGCGCTGCTGATCTGGGCCGCCCTGGCTGTCGCCCTCGTGGCAGGCTACGCCTATAAGGACGAGGCTGGAGAGGTCGGCAATCGCCTCGTCGGAACGCTCCGGCCCGGCAGCGCGGTCACGGCAGGCGATGGGACCGTAACCGTCACCCGGCGAGCAGACGGGGACTTCTCCGTTCGGGCAGAAGTGAATGGCCGCACGCAGGTCTTCCAATTCGATACGGGTGCGAGTTCCGTCGTCCTGACTGCGGAGAATGCGGCTGCCATCGGCATCTCGCCAGCGGAAAACGAATTCGCCATCAGGGTCTCGACCGCCAACGGCATCGCGATGGCTGCCCCGATTTATCTCGACAGCATGACCATAGGCACGATCACCGAACGCCGTGTGTCGGCACTGGTGAGCCGGCGCGGAGCGCTGTCTGGCAACCTCCTCGGCATGACGTTCCTCGACCGGCTTGCTTCCTACGAAGTGCGCGGCGACCGACTGGTGCTGCGCCCGGCACGGTAA
- a CDS encoding DUF1289 domain-containing protein, with translation MTQSSTTKASSPCTKVCILDAVTGLCEGCGRTRDEIGLWGSLPEPRRQAIMATLEGRLAAAYPLRGRVIAKQ, from the coding sequence ATGACCCAGTCTTCCACCACCAAAGCCTCCAGCCCATGCACGAAGGTCTGCATCCTCGATGCGGTGACAGGCTTGTGTGAAGGCTGTGGGCGTACGCGTGATGAAATCGGTCTCTGGGGTTCGTTGCCCGAGCCGAGGCGGCAGGCCATCATGGCGACGCTCGAAGGTCGTCTCGCCGCCGCCTACCCGCTGCGCGGAAGGGTGATCGCGAAGCAATGA